In candidate division WOR-3 bacterium, a genomic segment contains:
- a CDS encoding M28 family peptidase produces the protein MLIRKLFIVWFLFMTAAFAADYLVKVDLDAQRLDPLFENSLRPIAELDNTAILIVDDNELDILRQYSFSIIEKDPEEGRYYLVHKTDERLDLTDYGEILMTDGSVHLLKMKPDMLEALIREKVEISRLMFTPIVRSGQRATSFYYNPLVQTIVDQVDPDSVLSVVQRLQDFVTRYSTHDSCDAAADYIASKFSDYGCDSVYFQYHTTGHAPNVVGVKTGTLYPDSIYPVICGHFDATSYLSPNIAPGADDNASGTASVIEAMRVMRDYQFEYSIRYIAFSGEEFGLYGSYYYASLARSQGDSILGVLNADMIAYVNAQPESLEVIAKISNPPCEPFADFIIAAADSYTTLLTRKRMVTSAANSDHHPFWQNGYLAVCNIEDSPLANPYYHEPGDTIGAGYNNNAFCTEVVKAQVAALSLMARPLATAYLTMPDYWIVDTAPGGNGNGLWESGEEVDLVIQIYNMGVDTAKNTYGLINNTSPYVTLQEDSCYIGNVLSQETVEMSFKMSAAGSVPNGYETDFDLSVACNTGNWDYSLQVFINPLPSITFCEYTIINGNGILEPGETADLVITLTNGGAAPAQNVSTTLMSNSSHITIVDNSGNFGQITIGDTIANSSDPFTVTAGVSAPYGMLVDCDLVVVAGLYVDTLPFELAIGEPVPSDTGYYYAYYSGGLQEYAPEFAWLGLAPPGPGVIVSEITNEDADTVTVTLPFTFRYYGTDYGSVGICSNGFLELGSSTYRFGANTGIPASGGPRAMVAGFWDDLDPSLAGDIYQYYDDVNHRWMVEFYDVAHYGATGDRETFQMVLLDPLYYPTPTGDGEVMVYYLTGLAQPGATFGLENAAETVGLEYYYDGVYHAWAWAVTDSFAVRYTTYPPDYLGVEEYGKSAGVVWRTSLAQVVPNPFTGLLRIDYVLAAGMVGGRLSVYDISGRLVCDLSDELSVVGQPASVVWRGLDAQGRRVPAGVYFVRLETADSRQVKKAVLLR, from the coding sequence ATGTTAATTAGAAAATTGTTTATTGTATGGTTTCTATTCATGACGGCAGCATTTGCAGCCGACTATCTCGTCAAGGTCGACCTGGACGCGCAGAGACTGGACCCGCTTTTTGAAAATAGCCTGAGACCGATCGCCGAACTCGACAATACCGCTATCTTGATCGTGGACGATAATGAACTCGATATACTTCGTCAATATTCATTCTCCATAATCGAAAAGGACCCCGAGGAAGGAAGATATTACCTTGTACACAAAACCGACGAGCGCCTTGATCTAACAGACTATGGAGAAATTCTGATGACCGACGGTTCGGTGCATCTGCTCAAAATGAAGCCGGATATGCTGGAAGCACTAATAAGGGAAAAAGTGGAAATCAGCCGGTTGATGTTCACGCCGATCGTCAGGAGCGGCCAGCGGGCAACGAGTTTCTACTACAACCCACTTGTGCAGACGATCGTCGACCAGGTCGATCCCGATAGTGTTCTCAGTGTCGTCCAACGTTTACAGGATTTTGTCACCAGATACTCGACCCATGACTCATGCGATGCCGCTGCCGATTACATTGCCAGCAAATTCAGCGACTACGGATGTGATTCTGTTTACTTTCAGTACCACACAACCGGACACGCGCCGAACGTGGTCGGTGTAAAAACCGGAACATTGTACCCGGACAGCATTTACCCTGTAATATGCGGACATTTCGATGCGACATCCTACCTTTCGCCGAACATTGCGCCAGGTGCCGATGACAACGCGAGCGGCACGGCCAGCGTTATTGAAGCAATGCGTGTCATGCGCGATTATCAGTTCGAATATTCCATAAGGTACATAGCTTTCTCCGGTGAAGAATTTGGCTTATATGGAAGCTATTACTACGCTTCACTCGCCCGTTCTCAGGGTGACAGTATTCTAGGCGTTCTAAATGCCGACATGATCGCCTATGTTAATGCTCAACCTGAGAGTTTAGAAGTTATTGCGAAAATCTCCAACCCGCCGTGCGAGCCATTTGCAGATTTCATCATTGCGGCGGCCGATTCTTATACTACCCTGCTCACCAGGAAAAGAATGGTCACTTCTGCCGCAAACTCTGACCACCATCCATTCTGGCAGAACGGATATCTTGCGGTATGTAACATCGAAGACAGCCCGCTGGCAAATCCTTATTATCACGAACCCGGTGATACGATCGGCGCTGGTTACAACAACAACGCTTTCTGTACGGAAGTAGTAAAAGCTCAGGTGGCAGCTCTTTCACTGATGGCCCGTCCCCTGGCAACGGCATACTTGACGATGCCTGACTACTGGATCGTCGATACTGCACCGGGCGGTAATGGAAACGGGCTGTGGGAGAGCGGTGAGGAAGTCGATCTGGTCATTCAGATCTACAACATGGGTGTTGATACGGCCAAGAATACCTATGGGCTTATCAACAACACCAGTCCTTATGTGACTCTACAGGAAGACAGCTGTTATATAGGAAACGTTCTTTCGCAAGAGACCGTCGAGATGTCATTCAAGATGTCAGCAGCGGGCTCGGTACCCAATGGATACGAAACGGACTTTGATCTTAGTGTAGCATGTAACACTGGCAATTGGGATTACTCGCTTCAGGTCTTCATTAACCCTCTGCCCAGTATCACTTTTTGCGAATATACGATCATCAATGGCAACGGTATACTCGAACCCGGTGAAACAGCGGATCTCGTCATCACACTCACCAATGGAGGTGCCGCGCCTGCACAGAATGTCAGTACAACCCTGATGAGCAATTCCTCGCACATCACGATAGTTGATAACTCAGGCAATTTCGGTCAGATCACAATCGGTGATACGATAGCCAACAGTTCGGATCCGTTTACGGTGACGGCGGGTGTGAGTGCGCCGTATGGGATGTTGGTGGATTGTGATTTAGTGGTGGTGGCGGGTTTGTATGTGGATACGTTGCCGTTTGAGTTAGCGATTGGTGAGCCGGTGCCGTCGGATACGGGTTATTATTATGCGTATTATTCGGGTGGTTTGCAGGAGTATGCGCCGGAGTTTGCGTGGTTAGGTTTAGCGCCGCCGGGGCCTGGGGTGATCGTTTCGGAGATTACGAATGAGGATGCGGATACGGTGACGGTGACATTGCCGTTTACCTTCCGGTATTATGGGACGGATTACGGTTCGGTGGGGATATGTTCGAACGGGTTTTTGGAGTTAGGCAGTTCGACCTATCGGTTTGGTGCGAATACGGGGATTCCGGCGAGTGGTGGTCCGCGGGCGATGGTGGCTGGGTTTTGGGATGATTTGGATCCGTCGTTAGCGGGTGATATTTATCAGTATTATGATGATGTGAATCATCGTTGGATGGTTGAGTTTTATGATGTGGCGCATTATGGGGCGACTGGGGATCGGGAGACCTTTCAGATGGTTTTATTGGATCCTTTGTATTATCCGACGCCGACTGGTGATGGTGAGGTAATGGTGTATTATTTGACTGGTTTAGCGCAGCCTGGGGCGACTTTTGGTTTAGAGAATGCGGCTGAGACGGTTGGTTTGGAGTATTATTATGATGGGGTGTATCATGCCTGGGCTTGGGCGGTGACCGATTCGTTTGCGGTGCGGTATACGACCTATCCGCCGGATTATTTAGGGGTTGAGGAGTACGGTAAGTCGGCGGGTGTTGTCTGGCGGACGTCCTTAGCGCAGGTGGTGCCGAATCCATTTACTGGTCTATTGCGGATTGATTATGTGTTAGCGGCGGGTATGGTTGGTGGTCGGTTGAGTGTTTATGATATATCGGGTCGGTTGGTTTGTGATTTATCGGACGAGTTGTCGGTGGTTGGGCAGCCCGCGTCGGTGGTTTGGCGTGGTCTGGATGCGCAGGGTCGTCGGGTGCCGGCCGGTGTCTACTTTGTCCGGTTGGAGACCGCTGATTCCCGCCAGGTCAAGAAGGCCGTGCTTTTGAGATAA
- a CDS encoding M14 family zinc carboxypeptidase, which yields MSILRVSVVFSLILLSIGSAERNETIRLAEIGLQTHDMIYTLSDYRLTIVDAGDDFARALVNDSEIALLRRAGYDVVVLIDDYQAYKDDIFQRGFYHTYEQLYAVLDSFVSEYSNICRLDTAGFSVQGRAIWAMRVTDNPQIEENEPEIRLGGNIHGDEHIGTEITLYFLRHLLTNYSVLPEVHALVDSNEIWILPTLNPDGKVANTRRNANYVDLNRDYGYFWDGWGGSPGPSSQVESQVMMQHLEENNISLEYNYHSSAQYVNYPWDYHPADPADSQHIITLSETYATSANLVAINGYDWYQTPGSLQDYTIGTNGALAWTIETFEPSSSTAIDQICFANREALMEVCECAGWGITGTVKDSLTDSLLCARIEFTDPDRIDIYADPMLGDFHKMVEPGSYKLRVSANGYAPKTISDVNVTPQSTVSIDDILLLPDSTYHHAFKVIVNRYANHDEQGNKTQPRHTLGPADSMWFSLGQSGYIVLDMAPNSLITDGPGDDFTVFEGDDGTDEGYQVYASNDWNGSWLSCGSDTGTASFDLASAGMFEARYLRIVDDGNITGGQYAGFDLDAIHAGHPTGISDDRLVEIPHSFISFHVLPNPFRQLTKIGFQITGELNGTGVTIANIEIYDAAGRLVRNLMPDVNEAGIHEVNWNGYDNSGQELPAGVYFAKLSAGVHEQYEKIVLLR from the coding sequence GTGTCCATACTACGCGTGTCAGTAGTATTTTCTTTGATTTTATTGAGTATTGGATCCGCCGAACGAAATGAAACGATAAGACTCGCTGAAATAGGGCTGCAAACCCACGACATGATCTACACGCTGAGTGATTATCGCCTGACCATTGTTGATGCCGGTGATGACTTTGCCAGGGCGCTCGTAAACGACAGTGAGATAGCCTTACTCAGGCGCGCGGGTTATGATGTAGTTGTCCTGATCGATGATTACCAGGCATACAAAGACGACATTTTCCAGCGGGGTTTTTACCATACATATGAACAGCTTTACGCGGTGCTCGATTCATTCGTCAGCGAATATTCAAATATCTGCCGCCTCGACACGGCCGGTTTCAGTGTTCAAGGGCGGGCCATCTGGGCAATGCGGGTTACAGACAATCCTCAGATCGAAGAGAATGAACCAGAAATCAGACTCGGCGGCAATATCCACGGCGATGAGCACATCGGAACCGAGATAACGCTATATTTCCTGAGGCATTTGCTCACAAACTACTCAGTTCTTCCCGAAGTGCACGCTTTGGTCGACAGTAACGAGATCTGGATCCTGCCGACTCTCAACCCGGACGGCAAGGTGGCAAATACGCGCCGTAACGCAAACTACGTCGACCTGAACCGGGACTACGGTTATTTCTGGGACGGCTGGGGCGGCAGCCCTGGGCCATCATCACAGGTCGAAAGCCAGGTCATGATGCAGCACCTCGAAGAGAACAACATTTCCCTTGAGTATAACTATCATTCGTCCGCACAGTACGTCAACTACCCCTGGGATTACCATCCGGCTGACCCAGCAGACAGCCAGCATATCATTACGTTGTCCGAAACATACGCCACTTCGGCAAACCTCGTGGCGATCAACGGTTACGACTGGTATCAGACACCAGGCTCGTTACAGGACTACACTATCGGAACGAATGGTGCCCTTGCCTGGACCATAGAGACCTTTGAACCCTCGTCTTCGACGGCGATCGACCAGATATGCTTTGCCAACCGTGAAGCTTTGATGGAGGTCTGCGAGTGTGCTGGATGGGGAATCACCGGCACCGTCAAAGATTCGCTCACCGATTCTTTACTGTGTGCGAGAATTGAATTCACCGATCCAGACCGCATCGATATTTATGCGGATCCAATGCTTGGCGATTTTCACAAGATGGTCGAGCCGGGATCATATAAATTAAGGGTCTCGGCAAACGGCTACGCGCCGAAAACAATTAGCGATGTTAACGTGACTCCTCAGAGTACCGTTTCAATAGATGACATCCTACTCCTGCCCGATTCCACTTACCACCATGCATTCAAAGTCATCGTGAACCGTTACGCTAATCATGACGAACAGGGAAATAAAACACAACCACGACATACACTCGGGCCCGCAGATAGCATGTGGTTTTCCCTGGGGCAATCGGGATATATCGTTCTTGACATGGCACCGAATTCATTGATCACCGACGGACCGGGTGACGATTTCACCGTATTCGAAGGAGATGACGGAACCGATGAAGGCTATCAAGTTTACGCAAGTAATGATTGGAACGGTTCATGGTTATCGTGCGGTTCAGATACAGGCACGGCGAGTTTTGATCTCGCCAGTGCAGGTATGTTTGAAGCGCGGTATCTGCGAATCGTCGACGATGGGAACATAACAGGAGGACAATACGCAGGTTTTGACCTGGATGCAATTCATGCCGGGCATCCAACAGGGATATCGGACGACCGACTGGTTGAAATACCACATTCATTCATAAGCTTCCACGTACTGCCGAATCCATTCCGGCAGTTGACAAAGATCGGATTCCAGATAACCGGAGAGCTGAACGGCACAGGCGTAACCATTGCCAATATTGAGATCTACGATGCTGCCGGCCGTCTTGTTCGCAATCTTATGCCCGACGTCAATGAGGCTGGCATCCATGAAGTCAACTGGAACGGATACGACAACAGTGGTCAGGAACTACCGGCCGGTGTCTATTTCGCGAAACTGAGCGCTGGTGTCCATGAACAATATGAGAAAATTGTTTTGCTGAGATAA
- a CDS encoding M14 family zinc carboxypeptidase — translation MKRLIAIMFLMSTLTMAQDMIVRVYANSWHDLGRIDKKSLDIAAGRYGEWYDLVADHALLSKIVASGLPYEVTVLSLEYEKDQVRGSYLSYAEINDSLRQMALDHPSICMLDSLPFTTYEGRWIYGVKISDNPQLEEDEPGFTLDGCHHSREWATPQAVLFFADSMIRSYGQVAEITDIINGTQIYCFPLINVDGYVYDYPSQLSWRKNREPFGGSIGADPNRNYGGACDGEIAGYWGAADEDQLTHNPSYATFCGAFAYSGDEIWAYTTFIREHKIATGFSLHSYGEQVMYPWGYKPQGTPDATLYDEKGYHMASMMQGLYGGTYDPGQSYYNPYPSAGNTRDWVYGYNHYVAGLSALFYGSEIGTTFYQNETQLDFISRQVFKAAKYLAGFADSLMIATEGVVPPPAICPIGQTTSDFSVTWHPRNVEHNNPLYWELLELSDPSIIEDDLETGTDRWLLQGFTLSTTQAHSGTHSYFSGSVNDMNNAVQSIHPLLVSNDDSVTFWCWYNLETNYDVAVVEVSENTKEWFNLDTTRFNGNSGGWIHKAYPLENWVGRSVYIRFRAMTDGAVLNTGFYVDDIYPTCLFNDVDTVMSDIADTLYDFVGHPSGEYYYLVRGYNSTWGWGDYSCLVYAEVMTGIEQNEVIKPEKIVPSLFLGNSLFTDRLQINYTLSEAELQAAHLRIYDAAGRLIRDLSAQLSATGNPSSLAWNGRDASGRTVPSGIYFVKLDWATAQTVSKAILLH, via the coding sequence ATGAAACGGCTCATTGCCATTATGTTCTTGATGTCGACACTTACCATGGCCCAGGATATGATCGTCCGGGTCTATGCAAATTCATGGCATGATTTGGGAAGAATCGATAAAAAATCTTTGGATATCGCCGCCGGTAGATATGGCGAATGGTACGATTTGGTGGCCGACCACGCACTGCTCAGTAAAATCGTTGCGTCTGGTCTGCCTTATGAAGTCACCGTACTCAGCCTCGAATACGAAAAGGACCAGGTGCGAGGTTCTTACCTATCTTATGCTGAGATCAATGATTCACTCAGGCAGATGGCCCTCGACCACCCATCCATTTGCATGTTAGATTCACTGCCTTTTACGACTTATGAAGGCCGCTGGATATACGGTGTGAAAATATCGGACAACCCACAACTTGAAGAAGACGAGCCTGGTTTCACGCTGGATGGGTGCCATCATTCACGAGAGTGGGCGACCCCTCAAGCCGTGCTCTTCTTTGCCGATTCGATGATCCGTTCCTACGGACAGGTTGCCGAGATCACTGACATAATAAACGGAACACAGATCTACTGCTTCCCGTTGATCAATGTCGACGGTTATGTCTACGATTACCCATCCCAACTCTCATGGCGCAAGAACCGCGAGCCTTTCGGCGGTTCGATCGGCGCTGACCCCAACCGGAATTATGGCGGCGCGTGTGACGGTGAAATAGCCGGTTACTGGGGCGCGGCGGACGAAGATCAACTCACGCATAACCCCTCGTATGCTACCTTCTGCGGCGCGTTTGCCTATAGCGGCGACGAGATATGGGCTTACACCACTTTCATACGCGAACACAAGATCGCCACTGGATTCTCATTACACAGCTATGGCGAGCAGGTAATGTATCCATGGGGATACAAACCGCAAGGCACACCGGATGCTACACTCTACGATGAAAAAGGGTATCACATGGCGAGTATGATGCAGGGTCTCTATGGCGGAACATACGATCCCGGCCAGTCCTATTATAACCCCTATCCGAGTGCCGGTAACACGCGCGACTGGGTATATGGCTACAATCACTACGTGGCCGGGCTTTCAGCATTGTTCTACGGTTCAGAGATCGGCACAACTTTCTACCAGAATGAAACCCAGCTTGATTTCATCTCGCGCCAGGTCTTCAAAGCGGCAAAGTACCTGGCCGGATTTGCCGACTCATTGATGATCGCGACCGAAGGCGTCGTCCCGCCACCCGCTATCTGTCCGATCGGTCAAACGACCAGTGACTTTTCAGTTACCTGGCACCCCAGGAACGTCGAGCACAACAACCCTCTGTACTGGGAGTTGCTCGAACTATCGGATCCTTCAATAATCGAAGACGACCTCGAGACCGGTACAGACCGGTGGCTGCTTCAGGGATTCACCCTGTCGACAACCCAGGCGCACTCAGGCACGCACAGTTATTTTTCCGGCAGCGTGAACGACATGAACAATGCGGTACAGAGTATCCATCCCCTTCTTGTGAGCAACGACGATTCTGTCACCTTCTGGTGCTGGTATAACCTCGAAACGAATTATGACGTTGCCGTGGTAGAAGTTTCCGAGAATACAAAGGAGTGGTTTAATCTTGATACCACAAGGTTTAACGGAAATTCAGGCGGGTGGATCCATAAAGCTTACCCGCTTGAGAACTGGGTGGGACGTTCAGTGTACATCAGGTTCCGTGCCATGACCGATGGCGCAGTGCTCAATACTGGCTTCTATGTCGACGATATTTATCCAACTTGTCTATTCAACGATGTAGATACTGTCATGTCAGATATCGCCGACACCCTTTATGATTTTGTAGGTCACCCGAGCGGCGAATACTACTACTTGGTACGCGGCTATAACTCCACCTGGGGCTGGGGTGATTATTCCTGTCTAGTCTACGCCGAAGTCATGACCGGCATCGAGCAAAACGAAGTAATAAAGCCAGAGAAAATCGTTCCATCTCTATTCTTAGGGAACAGTCTCTTCACTGACCGGCTTCAAATCAACTACACACTCAGTGAAGCAGAACTTCAGGCTGCGCATTTGCGCATTTATGACGCGGCAGGACGTCTGATCAGAGACCTATCCGCCCAGTTATCTGCAACTGGAAATCCATCATCGCTTGCTTGGAACGGTCGGGATGCTTCAGGCAGAACAGTTCCAAGTGGTATCTACTTTGTCAAACTGGATTGGGCTACAGCACAAACAGTGAGCAAGGCGATCCTACTGCATTAA
- a CDS encoding NUDIX hydrolase, translating to MEHRNPVPTVDIIIEITRRIVLIARKNPPYGWALPGGFIDYGESAEDAARREAKEETGLELTGLRQFHCYSNPKRDPRHHTISVVFVAQATGQPMAGDDAAHLGLFDQNTLPEEIAFDHRRILEDYFEKKY from the coding sequence ATGGAGCATCGCAATCCAGTCCCCACTGTAGATATTATCATCGAAATCACGCGTAGAATCGTTCTCATAGCGCGTAAGAATCCGCCGTACGGTTGGGCTCTGCCTGGTGGTTTCATTGATTATGGGGAATCGGCAGAGGATGCGGCGCGTCGTGAAGCCAAAGAAGAGACAGGGCTAGAACTCACGGGATTAAGACAATTTCACTGCTATTCAAACCCGAAACGTGACCCGCGGCATCATACAATATCAGTGGTCTTCGTGGCACAGGCAACCGGGCAGCCAATGGCGGGTGATGATGCGGCTCATTTGGGTTTATTCGACCAGAATACCTTGCCCGAAGAAATCGCCTTTGATCACCGCCGGATCCTGGAAGATTATTTCGAGAAGAAGTACTAG
- a CDS encoding DNA repair exonuclease, with amino-acid sequence MRLLHTADLHLKKGEDERFDVLAWLIGKAGEIGVDYFVIAGDLFDSDTDATVMRQRLRGVFDSAKCKFIVIPGNHDEHSFGADFEYGKNVIQLTDKPYQIVEAGDVKICGIPYQHKRFSECIKDLPSGIDILIAHGTLYDPLYIFSLLDDPETEYMPMFPSDLRNIARYAAMGHLHASFIELTYGGTRVIYPGSPIALGKKCEGERSYCLVEIDGDRVEIKKCSVENAPYWVTGEFFVYPEAEQRILSDIEKFLNGIDDPMVMPNVVATGYIAEKEKEFLDALESIRKKYEKKFRKLDLASHIQSWEKVISNPIVRRFVVKTADLEDSIRMKVFDICLPIFDRVLK; translated from the coding sequence ATGAGATTACTACATACGGCTGACCTGCACTTGAAGAAAGGTGAGGATGAACGCTTCGACGTACTTGCGTGGTTAATTGGAAAAGCAGGCGAGATAGGGGTGGATTATTTCGTAATTGCGGGAGATCTCTTTGACTCTGACACCGATGCTACAGTGATGAGACAGAGATTGAGAGGGGTATTCGATTCGGCAAAATGCAAGTTCATTGTTATACCAGGCAACCACGATGAGCATTCATTCGGTGCGGACTTTGAATACGGCAAGAATGTTATTCAGCTGACCGACAAACCTTATCAGATCGTCGAGGCGGGTGACGTCAAGATTTGCGGCATACCCTATCAGCACAAAAGATTCAGTGAATGCATCAAAGACCTTCCGTCTGGGATTGATATCCTGATTGCACACGGTACCCTGTATGATCCATTATACATTTTCTCGTTGCTCGACGACCCCGAGACCGAATACATGCCGATGTTCCCGTCTGATCTTCGGAATATCGCACGATATGCTGCAATGGGCCACTTGCACGCAAGTTTTATCGAACTGACGTACGGGGGCACGCGTGTCATATATCCAGGTTCTCCGATCGCATTGGGTAAGAAATGCGAGGGCGAGCGTAGCTACTGTCTGGTAGAGATCGACGGCGACCGGGTCGAAATCAAAAAGTGTAGCGTGGAAAATGCACCCTACTGGGTCACCGGGGAATTCTTCGTATATCCGGAGGCAGAACAACGTATTCTGAGTGACATCGAGAAATTTCTTAATGGTATAGATGATCCAATGGTCATGCCGAATGTTGTAGCAACAGGCTATATTGCAGAGAAAGAGAAGGAATTTTTGGATGCTCTTGAATCCATACGCAAAAAGTACGAGAAGAAATTCAGGAAATTGGATTTAGCTTCACATATTCAATCGTGGGAAAAAGTGATCTCCAATCCGATCGTTCGGCGTTTTGTGGTCAAGACCGCTGACCTTGAAGATAGTATCCGTATGAAGGTGTTTGATATTTGTCTGCCGATTTTTGATAGAGTTTTGAAATGA
- a CDS encoding AAA family ATPase encodes MKIRSIRIRKYGPIREFTIDPGSFEVIFGLNEAGKTALVEVLAQILFKKTAANLRYEKPEHTAIEVEDDGHAYSLPQKKVNTELPAGDVANLMYVQASESTVFGSRGETQLWDGIKTMLSKVGAGVTFTKLDEYIFDAVDLQPVKGEWKRSKQIAIENELQRKEALALYMRKIGEVGKKESELAKLTANSNVIKRRIEEIDQYRKYMSYSELVKLHNAYRETKTVAQDYERYKYDYLTEWQKLDLERNARLGEGRKVQEIEDEVKQLERDIVVLQGVDEYITKEGLKNCTGRREAQRSQPSIAVPSIIMLLAIGLAALGIFNLVPLGPTLIFLAGAVSLFAYVLYRRHAVRRVLADSREYLKKAQSVFPEMRTIDELPDRIEKNQEELITKRTLVEEKRRIIERMAIARPVDLIEKEISLLCTKTGLAELGDLEVKLTEKRKIDDELTRLGTRLAGLLQENDPKKWERMISERKVKQPAEEPDLSAYGDLVEEQQMTQRQIDGLTREIRLFRDVEQARVDISDDHAAFVEFEELERKLSDYELEKKAAFAAREILRGMSGELDEFIQDILHGKDSLSEYFRAVTDRYVRVVVESENFKVEDRSGKTYTLESLSSGTQDQLLMCFRMAALTKVYSKGAFMILDDAFIFADWQRRERLARLLKDFVEKGNQVIYLTSDDHTRDLLAGYGARVTVLK; translated from the coding sequence ATGAAGATCAGGAGCATTCGCATCAGAAAATATGGGCCCATTCGGGAATTTACGATTGACCCGGGTTCTTTTGAGGTCATCTTTGGGCTAAACGAGGCGGGGAAGACGGCGCTGGTGGAGGTTCTGGCTCAGATTCTTTTCAAGAAAACAGCCGCAAATCTCAGATATGAAAAACCCGAACACACGGCTATCGAAGTAGAAGATGATGGTCATGCGTATAGTCTGCCGCAGAAGAAGGTCAATACGGAACTGCCTGCTGGTGATGTAGCGAATCTCATGTACGTGCAAGCTTCGGAATCAACTGTGTTCGGTTCGCGTGGCGAGACACAGCTCTGGGATGGAATAAAAACGATGCTCAGCAAAGTAGGCGCCGGTGTTACATTCACAAAACTTGACGAGTATATATTCGATGCCGTTGACCTTCAACCGGTAAAGGGGGAATGGAAACGTTCAAAACAGATCGCCATTGAAAACGAACTGCAGCGCAAGGAGGCGCTGGCCCTTTATATGAGAAAAATCGGTGAGGTTGGAAAGAAAGAATCCGAGTTGGCAAAATTGACCGCCAATAGTAATGTTATCAAAAGGCGAATTGAAGAGATCGATCAGTACAGGAAATATATGAGCTACTCCGAGCTGGTCAAATTGCATAATGCTTACAGGGAAACGAAGACCGTTGCTCAGGATTACGAACGCTATAAGTACGACTATCTCACAGAGTGGCAGAAACTTGATTTAGAGAGAAATGCCCGTTTAGGTGAGGGCAGAAAGGTGCAGGAGATCGAGGACGAGGTAAAACAACTCGAGCGGGATATTGTAGTTCTCCAGGGTGTCGACGAATACATCACCAAGGAAGGCCTGAAGAACTGTACCGGAAGGCGCGAGGCGCAGAGGAGTCAGCCTTCCATTGCCGTACCTTCGATCATCATGCTGCTTGCGATAGGCCTTGCGGCGCTCGGTATATTTAATCTCGTGCCGCTCGGGCCCACCTTGATCTTTCTTGCTGGAGCGGTTTCTCTATTCGCTTACGTACTTTATCGACGTCATGCAGTGCGGAGGGTCCTGGCGGACAGCCGGGAGTATTTGAAAAAAGCACAAAGCGTATTTCCTGAAATGCGTACCATAGATGAATTGCCCGATAGAATAGAAAAAAATCAGGAAGAGTTGATAACGAAGAGAACCCTGGTCGAAGAAAAAAGAAGAATAATCGAGCGCATGGCAATCGCGCGACCGGTTGATTTGATCGAAAAAGAAATATCTCTTTTGTGCACCAAGACAGGACTTGCAGAGCTGGGCGACCTCGAAGTTAAATTGACCGAGAAAAGAAAAATTGATGACGAATTGACTAGATTAGGAACGCGGCTCGCCGGGCTCCTGCAGGAAAATGATCCGAAGAAATGGGAAAGGATGATTAGTGAGCGGAAAGTCAAGCAACCCGCAGAAGAGCCCGACCTTTCAGCATATGGGGATCTCGTAGAAGAGCAGCAAATGACACAACGTCAAATTGACGGTCTGACCCGCGAAATAAGACTCTTCCGTGACGTGGAACAGGCGAGGGTCGATATAAGTGATGATCATGCTGCATTCGTTGAATTTGAGGAACTGGAGAGGAAATTAAGCGACTACGAACTGGAAAAAAAGGCGGCTTTTGCGGCACGGGAAATTCTCAGGGGTATGAGCGGAGAGCTCGATGAGTTCATACAAGACATCCTGCACGGGAAGGACAGTTTGAGTGAATACTTCCGTGCAGTGACCGACCGCTATGTGCGGGTGGTTGTCGAGAGCGAGAATTTTAAGGTAGAAGATAGATCAGGCAAAACTTATACTCTTGAGAGTCTCAGCAGTGGCACGCAGGACCAGTTGCTTATGTGTTTTCGCATGGCGGCATTGACAAAGGTATATTCAAAAGGTGCTTTTATGATTCTCGACGACGCATTCATCTTTGCAGATTGGCAGCGGAGAGAAAGGCTTGCCCGGCTGCTTAAGGATTTTGTCGAGAAGGGGAATCAAGTGATCTACCTGACCTCTGATGACCATACCCGAGACCTCTTGGCTGGATACGGGGCACGGGTAACTGTATTGAAATAA